From the genome of Streptomyces sp. NBC_00523:
GGTGAGCGGCGCTGCTCCGGGGCCCGGGGCAACGCCTGCCCGCTGGGTGCCGTGGTCCCGGCGGGCTCCACGGGCGGCCGCTGCCCCGAGTGCGGGCGGCTCGACCGGGCGCATTCGGTGGCCGCCGACACGATCCCGGACGACCCCCGCACGTACCGGGTGTACCTCGCGTGGTTCGGGCCCGGCATGGTGAAGGTCGGGATCACCGGGGAGGAGCGGGGCGCGGCGCGGCTGCGGGAGCAGGGGGCGGTGGTCTTCAGCTGGCTGGGCCGGGGGCCCTTGATGGCGGCGCGCCGGGCCGAGGAGGTGCTGCGGGCGGCCCTCGGGGTCCCGGACCGCATCCCGTACGCCCGCAAGCGGGAGGTGCGGGCGGCCCTCCCGGACCCGGTGGAGCGGGCGGGCGAGGTCGCGGAGCTGTACGGGAAGGCGGCGGCCCTGGAGGGCGGCGGCTGGCCGGAGGCGCTGCAGCGGCTGCCGTTCGCGGCGGTGGACCACGCGGAGGTGTTCGGGCTGGGGGCGAGGGCGGGGACCGGCCCTGGCGCGATGCCCCGGTCCGGGCCGGTCCGCGCGGTGGCCGGTCTGGTGGACGGGGGCGCGGTGGCGGGGCGGCTCGTCGCGGCGGCGGGACCCGACCTCCACCTGGACGCGGGTTCTCAGGGCCTCGTCATCGTGGACACCCGGCTGATGACCGGCTGGACGCTGACGGCGGCCGGGGCGGGCGCGGCCGGGGTGAGCGTGCCGACCGTCGTGGTGGGGGGTGGGGCGGCGCAGGACGGGCTGTTCTGAGATGGTCGCCCGTATGGGTGACGATCACGACGACGTGGTGCGGTTCCGGCAGCGGCTCGGGCTGCCCGGGCTCATCGACGTACACACGCATTTCATGCCGGAGCGGGTCCTGCGCAAGGTGTGGGCGTACTTCGACTCGGCGGGTCCGCTGACCGGTCTGGAATGGCCGATCGCCTACCGGCACGAGGAGGCGGAACGGCTGGCCGTGCTCCGCTCGTTCGGGGTGCTCCGCTTCACGTCGATGCTGTACCCGCACAAGCCGGGGATGGCGGCCTGGCTGAACGACTGGGCGGCCGGATTCGCCGCGCGGACGCCGGACTGCCTGCACACCGCGACGTTCTTCCCCGAACCGGACGCCGGGCGCTATGTGCGGGAGGCCGTGGAGGCGGGGGCCCGGGTCTTCAAGGCGCACCTCCAGGTCGGCGCGTACGACCCGAACGACCCGCTGCTCGACCCGGTGTGGGGGCTGCTCGCGGAGGCGGGCATCCCGGTCGTGACGCACTGCGGCTCCGGCCCGGCGCCCGGCAAGCACACCGGCCCCGGTCCCATCGGACGCGTCCTCGCCCGGCATCCCCGGCTGCGGCTGATCGTGGCGCACATGGGGATGCCGGAGTACGCGGAGTTCCTGACGCTCGCGGAGGCGTATCCCGAGGTCAGGCTGGATACGACGATGGCGTTCACGGACTTCGTCGAGGAGTTCAGCCCGTTCCCCCCGGCGGAGCTCGGCCGCCTCGCGGACCTCGGCGACCGCGTGCTGCTGGGCACGGACTTCCCGAACATCCCGTACCCGTACGCCCACCAACTGCACGCCCTGGAGCGCCTGGACCTGGGTGACGACTGGCTCCGGGCGGTCTGTCACGACAACGCGAAGGCGCTCTTCGGCGTCTGAGGGCCCCGGCGCGGCTTTCTCAGGGAATTCACAGAAACGGGAAAGAACTCTCTCAGAGCCGTCCCGGAGGCTGGCGTCATGACGACGACGACCTCGCCCCAGGGGCGTACCGAACTGCTCAGGCCGGACCGCACCCCCGTGCGGGTGCTGGTCGTGGACGACGAGGCCTCGCTCACGGAGCTGCTGTCGATGGCGCTTCGTTACGAGGGCTGGGAGGTGCGCAGCGCGGGCGACGGCGCGGCCGCCGTGCGTACGGCCCGCGCGTTCCGGCCCGATGTGGTGATCCTCGACGTGATGCTGCCCGACATGGACGGGCTCGCCGTCCTCGGCAGGCTGCGGCGGGAACTGTCCGACGTACCGGTGCTGTTCCTGACCGCGCGGGACTCCGTGGAGGACCGGATCGCCGGGCTCACGGCGGGCGGCGACGACTACGTCACCAAGCCGTTCAGCCTGGAGGAGGTCGTGGCCCGGCTGCGCGGCCTGATCCGGCGCTCGGGGACGGCGGCGGCGGCGCGCGGCGAGTCGCAGCTCGTCGTGGGCGATCTGATGCTGGACGAGGACAGCCACGAGGTGAGCCGGGGCGGGAAGAACATCCACCTGACGGCGACCGAGTTCGAGCTGCTGCGGTTCCTGATGCGCAACCCGCGCCGGGTGCTCAGCAAGGCGCAGATCCTGGACCGGGTCTGGAACTACGACTTCGGCGGCCAGGCCAACGTGGTCGAGCTGTACATCTCCTACCTGCGCAAGAAGATCGACGCGGGCCGAGCGCCCATGATCCACACCCGGCGCGGGGCGGGATACCTGATCAAGCCCGGTGAGTAGCGCGATGCGGCGGCCGTGGACCCTGCGCACCCGCCTGGTGGTCTCGGCGGTGACCCTGATCGCCGTCGTCGCCGCCGTGATCGGCTCGGTGACCGCGATCGCGTTCCACAGCTACATGTACGGGAAACTCGACGACCAGCTGCGGGACATAGCGGTCCGGGCCGAGCGGGCGCCGGGTGTTCCCTCGCCCGGGGGCCCGAAAACATCCCCGGAGCGTGATCCGCTCGGTTTCATCGGCATGGGCGGTCAGCCGCTGGAGACCTTCGGCGCGCTGGTCGAGCGGGGGGAGATCACGGACTCGGCCGTCGTGAAGGACGGCGGGTTCGACGCCGGTGAGAACACCGAACCGCTGACCCACGCGCAGCGGGACGCGGTGACGGAGGCCGGTGTCACGGCGGACGACCGCGCGCACGACGTCGAGCTGCCCGGACTGGGCGGCTACCGGGTGCGGGCGGTGCCGACGGACGACGGCGGCACGGTCCTCGTCGGCATCCCCACCAGTGAGGTGAGCCGTGCGCTGGGCACCCTGATCCTGGTGGAGGTCTGCGTGACCGGCGCGGGGCTCGTCGCGGCGGGGATCGCGGGCGCGGCGATGGTCGGTGTGGCGCTGCGGCCGTTGCGCCGGGTGGCGGCGACCGCGACCCGGGTCTCCGAACTTCCCCTGCACAGCGGCGAGGTGGCCCTCTTCGAGCGGGTCCCGGACGCGGAGGCGGATCCGCGCACCGAGGTCGGCCAGGTCGGCGCGGCGCTCAACCGGATGCTGGGGCACGTCGGTTCGGCCCTGGACGCGCGGCAGCGAAGTGAGACACGGGTGCGCCAGTTCGTCGCGGACGCCAGTCACGAGCTGCGGACGCCGCTGGCCTCGATACGCGGCTACGCCGAACTCACCCGGCGCGGAAGGGAGGACCCCGGTCCGGACACCCGGCACGCGCTCGGCCGCATCGAGTCGGAGGCGCAGCGGATGACGGGCATGGTCGAGGACCTGCTGCTGCTCGCCCGCCTGGACGCGGGCCGCCCGCTCTCGTACGAGAGCACCGATCTCTCGCCGCTCGTCGTGGACGCGGTGAGCGATGCCCGCGCGGCGGACCGCGCCGAGCCCGCCCGCCAGTGGCGCCTGGACCTGCCGGACGCCCCGGCGACGGTCCGCGCCGACCCGACCCGTATCCACCAGGTCCTGGTCAACCTCCTGGCCAACGCCCGTACCCACACCCCGCCGGGCACCACGGTCACCGCCCGCGTCCTGGCCGGAACCGGCGACCCCTGGGTCACCGTGGAGATCCGGGACGACGGTCCCGGCATCCCCCCGGACCTCCTCCCCCATGTCTTCGAACGCTTCGCCCGGGGTGACGCCTCCCGTTCCCGCAACGCCGGTTCGACGGGCCTCGGCCTGGCGATCGTCCAGGCGGTGGTGACGGCCCACGGCGGCGCGGTGGAGGTGCGTTCGGTGCCGGGGGAGACGGTGTTCGCGGTCCGGCTGCCCGCGGAGCGGACGGATGCGGATGGTTACCGGACCCCGGTGTCAGCTCCGGGCCGCCGCCTGACGGATGTCGGCCTCCGCCAGGGCGCCGGGTGAAAAGACCGCGGCGGCGATCCGGAGCTCGGGCGGCAGGGCGGTCCACAGCTCTTCGAGAAGGCCGTCGCGGTCTCCGGCGGCGACGCGGACCTCGGCGAACGGATCGCCGGTCCTGATCCCGTCGCTGTCCGAGCGGTAGGTCGTCATGAGCACCCCTTCGCCGGGCTCCAGGCCGGCGACCTCCAGCATCAGCCGGTTGGTGGCCGTGCGCTCCCCGCCGCTGTGCCGTGCGGCGCCGAACCAGGCCCGTCCGCCCGGAGCGCCGTCGGCGACGACGGTCAGCCGGGGGGTGAAGATCGGCGGGTCGGGTTCGTAGTCCAGTCCGTCCAGGGCCAGGGCGGGTACGTCTCCGGAGTCGAGTCGGCCGGCGACCGCGGCGACCTGTTCGCCGTTGCCGTAGACGAGCCACCGGCCGCTCTGGCGGGCGGCGACGTAGTGGCGCAGATGGTCGTGTTCGCCCGGTTCCGACGGGGCGACGATCAGCGTGCCGTCCGCGGTGCGGCGGAGGGTGCGGGCCTGGGAGGCGGGGCTGCGCCCGGTGAGGAAGTAGGCGCCGAGCGTGTCGCCGTCGCCGGTCCTGCACCACAGGACCCCGCGCCCGGGGTAGCGGTTGCCGGTCAGTATGTTGTTCAAACCGTTCACTGGGCTCAATTCCCCGTCCGTCCATGGCGTACCCGCATCGCGCGTGGCTGTCCGCGGCATCCAAGCGAAAGAGCCGCCGACGGCGGAGCGAAGACCGGATAGTGGTCGTGGACCCGAGGGGGGCGCGTGGCCAGGGTGGTGGATCTCGTCTGTTTTCCCGTCAAGGGATGCGCGGGTACATCGATGAGCGAGGCGGTCCTGACACCCGCGGGTCTCGCGCATGACCGCAGCTTCATGGTCATCAGCGAGGACGGGGTCTTCCGCACCCAGCGCCGCCATCCCCGTCTCGCCCTGATCCGGCCCACTGTCAGCGCCGACGGTGCCCGCCTCGTCCTTGGTACGGACGGTCACGGCACAGTGGGCCTCGACGTGACGATGTCCGCGCCCCGCCGGGACGTTGATCTGTTCGGCGCGATGTTCCAAGGCATCGATCAGGGGGAAGACGTCGCCGCCTGGCTCTCCGACGTCCTCGGCACCCCCAGCCGTCTCGTCCGCGTGCCGCCGGAGCACGACCGGATCGCCGAGGGCCTGGTCTCCGGCCCGTCCGGCTACGCCGACAGCAGCGCCGTGCACCTGCTGTCCGTCGCCTCCCTCGACCTCCTCAACCGGCGGATGGCCGAGCGGGGCGCCCCGCCGCTGCCGATGGACCGGTTCCGCCCGAACATCGTGGTCGACGGCGGCTGGGCGGGCGAACCGCACGCCGAGGACCGGGCGCGCCGCGTCAGCATCGGTGACGCCGAGCTGGGTTACGCGAAGCTCGCCGTGCGCTGTGCCGTCACCCTGGTCGCGCAGGAGGCCGGCGTGCGGCGGGGCCCGGAGCCCTTGCGCACCCTCGCCGGATACCGGCGGGCGGCGAGCGGGGGCGTCGTGTTCGGCGCCAAGTTCTCCGTGGTCGCGCCGGGGAAGCTGTCGGCCGGCGACGAGGTGGCCGTCACGGAGTGGGGCGACGCCGAGCTCTGAGGGCGGGAACCGGGGGCACTCACATCTGGGCCACAGCCTCAGCACATGGCCGTGACAGCGGGGTTGGCGACTGTCGATGGCATGCGAACAGAGACTCCTTGGAGCACCTTGCCGGCCCGGGACCACCTCCTCGCCGGAGTGGGCGGTGCGGCGGGTGTGCCCGTGCTCGATGTGGTGGTACCCGTCTACAACGAGGAGAAGGACCTCGAACCGTGCGTGCTGCGGCTGCACGAGCACCTGGCCCACACCTTCCCGTACGCCTTCCGGATCACCGTCGCCGACAACGCCAGCACCGACCGGACGCCCGAGGTGGCGGAGCGGCTGGCGCGGTCGCTGCCGGGGGTGCGGTCCTTCCGGCTGGAGGAGAAGGGGCGCGGAAGGGCGCTGCGTACCGTCTGGACCCACTCGGACGCGCCGGTCCTCGCGTATATGGACGTCGATCTGTCCACCGACCTCAACGCACTGCTCCCGCTGGTGGCGCCGCTGATCTCCGGGCACTCCGACCTCGCCATCGGATCGCGGCTCGCGCGCAGTTCGCGGGTGGTGCGGGGGACGAAGCGGGAGTTCATCTCGCGGGCGTACAACATCATCCTGCGTTCGTCGCTGTCCGCGCGGTTCAGTGACGCGCAGTGCGGGTTCAAGGCGATCCGGCGGGAGGTCGCGCAGCGGCTGCTGCCGATGGTGGAGGACACCGGCTGGTTCTTCGACACCGAGATGCTGGTGCTCGCAGAGCGGGCCGGGCTGCGCATCCACGAGGTGCCCGTCGACTGGGTGGACGACCCCGACTCCACGGTCCACATCGTCCGGACCGCCACCGATGACCTGAAGGGCGTGTGGCGGGTGGGGCGGGCGCTGGCCGTCGGCGCGCTGCCGCTGGACCGGCTGGCGCGGCCCTTCGGGGACGATCCGCGCGACCGGGCGATCGGCGGGGTGCCGGGCGGGCTGGCCCGTCAGCTCGTCGGGTTCTGCGTCGTGGGCGCCCTGTCCACGCTGTTCTACCTGGCGCTGTACTCCCTCTTCCGGCTCGGCGCCGGTCCCCAGCTCGCCAACGGGGCCGCGCTGCTCGTCTCGGCCGTCGCGAACACCGCCGCCAACCGGAGGCTCACCTTCGGGGTACGTGGCCGGGGCGGCGCGGTCCGCCACCAGGCGCAGGGCCTCGTGGTCTTCGCCATCGGGCTCGCCCTGACCAGCGGTTCGCTGGCGGCCCTGGGCGCGGCCTCCGGCTCGCCCTCCCACAGCACCGAACTCGCGGTGCTCATCGCGGCGAACCTCGCGGCGACGGTGCTGCGCTTCCTGCTCTTCCGCGCGTGGGTCTTCCCGGACCGGGAGCGGGGAAACCCGGTGACGGCTGCCGCACCGGCCGCGCCCTTCCCGGCCGCAGGCCCGGGAAACCCGGTGCACCCCGCCACGCACCCCGCCGCCGTTCCCGCACACCCCACCGCCGAAACCGTCCCCGACCCGAGGAACGTCCGATGACCACGCTCGACCCCGCCTACGCTCCGGCCGCCCGGCCGGACACGCCCCCGGGGCACGCACGGCCCGGTGCCTCACTACCCCGCCGGATCTGGCGCGGCCGGTCCGAGGACGCGCCCTGGGTGCGCCCCGCCTTCCTGGCCCTGCTGCTCGTCATCACGCTGGCGTACTTCTGGAACCTCAGCGCCTCCGGCTACGCCAACTCCTTCTACTCCGCCGCCGTGCAGGCCGGAAGCCGCAGCTGGAAGGCGTTCTTCTTCGGCTCGCTCGACGCGGCCAACGCCATCACCGTCGACAAGCCGCCGGCCACCCTGTGGCCCATGGCCCTGTCGGTGCGGGTCTTCGGCCTCAGCTCCTGGGCGATCCTCGCCCCGCAGGTGGTGATGGCCGCCGCGACGGCCGGGGTGCTGTACGCGGCCGTGCGCCGCCGGTTCAGTGCCGCCGCCGGGCTCATCACCATGGCGGTGTTCGCGCTGACGCCCGTCGCCGCGCTGATGTTCCGCTTCAACAACCCGGACGCGCTGCTGGCGCTGCTGATGACGGTCACCGTCTACTGCGTGCTGCGCGCGATGGAGAAGGGCCGTACGAAGTGGCTGGTGTGGGCGGGCGTCGCGGTGGGGGCCGCGTTCCTGTCGAAGACCCTCCAGGCGTTCCTGATCCTCCCGCCGCTGGCCGTGCTGTACGCGGTGTTCGCGCCGGTCTCCGTACGGAAGAGGTTCGGGCAGCTCGGCCTCTCGGCGCTCGCCATGGTCGTCGCGGGCGGCTGGTGGGTGGCGGCCGTCGAACTGTGGCCCGCCTCCTCACGCCCGTACATCGGCGGTTCGCAGAACAACTCGTTCCTTGAGCTGACCTTCGGCTACAACGGGCTCGGCCGGATCAACGGCGAGGAGACCGGCAGCGTAGGCGGCGGAGGCGGCCGGGGCGGCGGCGGTCAGTGGGGCGAGACCGGCATCGGCCGGATGTTCAACTCCGAGGTGGGCGCCCAGATCTCCTGGCTGCTGCCCGCCGCCCTGATCCTGCTCGTCGCCGGAATCTGGCTGACCTGGCGTGCAGGGGGGCACCTCCCAGGCATTAAGCGCTGGGGGAGCACCGACACCGCGCGGGCCGCGTTCCTCGTGTGGGGCAGTTCGCTGCTGATGACGGCCGCCGTGTTCAGCTTCATGGCCGGGATCTTCCACCAGTACTACACGGTGGCCCTGGCCCCCTATCTGGCCGCGCTGATCGGCATGGGCGTCACGGTCCTGTGGGAGGAGCGGGCCCGCTGGTGGGCGGGCGCCGCGCTGGCCGCGACCGTCGCGCTGACGGCGTACTGGGCGTACGTGCTCCTCGGCCGCACCCCGGACTACCTGCCGTGGCTGCGGACGGCGGTGCTCGTCACCGGGCTCGTGGCGGCGGTGGGCCTGCTGCTCGCGGCCCGGCTCGGCCGCCAACTGGCCCTCGTCGCGGTCGTCCTGGGCTTCGCCGCGTCGCTCGCCGGACCGGCCGCGTACACCGTGAGCACCCTGAACACGGGCCACCAGGGCTCCATCGTCACCGCAGGCCCGTCCTTGGGCGGCATGGGCGGCGGCCCCGGCGGCGGTGGCGGCGGCCGAGGTGGCGGCCCGGGTGGCGGCGGCGGGATGCCCCCGGGCCAGGGCGGCACGAACCAGCAGGGCACCGGCATGGGCCAGCCCCCCACCGGCACCCCGCCCGGCCAGGGAACGAGCCAGAACCAGGGCAACCAGGCCCGGGGCAACGGCCAGAACGGCCGAGGCTCCACCCCGCCCACCATGGGCGAACGCGGCGGAGCCGGTGGCATGGGCGGCCTCCTCAACGGCGCGTCCGTCGGCTCCGAGGCCAAGGCGCTCCTGGAGAAGAACGCCGACGACTACACCTGGGCCGCAGCGGCCATCGGCTCCCAGAACGCCGCGAGCTACCAACTCGCGACCGAGGACCCCGTCATGGCCATCGGCGGCTTCAACGGAAGCGACCCGTCCCCGACACTCGCGCAGTTCAAGAAGTACGTCGAGGACGGCCGCATCCACTACTTCGTCTCGGGCGGCGGCATGGGCGGCGGCATGGGCGGCAGCGGAAGCGGCACAGCCTCGCAGATCTCCTCCTGGGTGGAGAAGAACTTCAAGGAGGTGACGGCGGGCAGCGCCACCTTCTACGACCTCACCCAGCCGACGACGGACAGCTGACGACGACAGCCGACGACGGACAGCTGAACCGCAGAACTCACCTCCGCAGCAACAGATCGGCCACGACAGGGCGGTGGTCCGAGGCGATCGTCTCCTCGGCCACCGCCGCGCCGCGTACCCGAACGGTGTCCTTCGAAACCGCCACGTAGTCGATCCGCTGCACCGGATTCAGCGCCGGGTACGTCGGCCCGCCGGGCTCGATGTCGGTGAGCTCCTTCCACAGCGGCGCCAGCTCCGGAGCGGTGGGCGGCGCGTTGAAGTCGCCGAGCAGGATCTGCCGCACCGGCCGCCGCTCGTGCGCCTGGTCCTCCGCCATGATCCGCCGGGTGTCCGCGACCTGGGCGACCCGGACGGACGGGTCGGCCCGGTAGTCGAGATGCGTCGCGTACACATGGACGGGCAGCCCGCGCACCTTCAGCACCACTTCGCCGAAGCCGGGCGCGGGCGCCGGGACCGGGTTCGGGTCCTGCGTGGAGAGCCGGGTCAGATCGTGGTTCTCGGCGCTCACGATCCGGTACCGGGACAGCACGGCGACGCCGAACTCCCGCCGGGGACCGCCCTCCTCCACCGGGCCGAGGCTGTAGATCGGTGCGAAGGAGACATGCATCCGCAGCCGCCTGCCCAGCTCCGCCGCCAGGTCCCGCCACTCGCTCCGGTCGCCCCAGCGGACGTCCACCTCCTGGAGCCCGATCACATCCGCGTCCAGGGCGCGCAGCGCGGCCACCTGCCGGTCGAGATCGAAGACGTTGTCCATGCCGGCCCCGGCATGGATGTTGTACGTGGCGACGCGCAGCGGGACCGACTGCCCGGGCGCCCGCCCGTGCCCCGCCGCCGTCGCGGGAGGCGCGAGCGCAGCCCCCAACAACCCTGCGGCCACCAGGACTTCCACCGTACGACGACGCAGTGACATATCACTCCAGCTTCCGGGGCAGGTCGTATCCGATGTGGCGACGGGCACCGTACCCACGAGAAGACACTTGTACGCCCCACCCACCGCGATCCCGCGCCGCCCGACCGCGACCGCGGCATAGCATCGGGCGGGACCTGCCGGACCGTAAGCCTCCGTTTCGTGGGCAGGCGGTACGCGGCCGGTCCGTCCGTCCCGCCGGCGAGACGAGGGAGTGCGCCATGGTGTCCGCGGCCGACCGCGTGAAGAACCCTGTCCGGTCCAGCGTGTGGCTGGAGACCCGGCAGCCCGCGCGCTCCCGCCGGGCGGACCAGCCGGCCGGGCTCGACCGGGAGCGGATCACCGCGGCCTCGGTCCGGCTGCTGGACGCCGAGGGCCTGGCGAAGTTCTCCATGCGCCGGCTGGCCGCCGAGCTGAACGTGACGGCCATGTCCCTGTACTGGTACGTGGACACCAAGGACGACCTGCTGGAACTGGCCCTCGACGCGGTCTACAGCGAGATCGCGCCGCCGCCCGCCGACGCCCCCTGGCAGGACCGGCTGCGCGCGGTCGCGGCGGCGTACCGGGGGCTGCTGGTGCGGCACGTCTGGGTTTCGCCGCTCGCGGGCCGCTTCCTCAACCTGGGCCCGCACGCGCTCCTGGTGACCCGCACCGTGCAGGACGTCATCCGGGCGACCGGCCTGCCCCCGGAGAGCCACGGCGGGGCGCTGGCGGCGGTCTTCCAGTTCGTGTACGGATTCGGCACGGCCGAGGGCCGGTTCGCGCGGCGCAGCGCGGAGGCGGGGCTCAGCCAGGACGAGTACGTCCGGCAGGCGAGGGCGGCGATCCAGGAGCAGCCCCGGCTCGACGGCTTCATGGAGGACTCGCCGGGCCTGCTGGCGGCGCGCGGCGGGGCCACCGTGGAGGAGATCCGCGAGCGCGACTTCGCCTTCGCGCTGGACCTGCTGATCGCGGGGATCGACGCGATGCGGGAGCGCGCCCGTTGAGGGCTCAGTAGGTGCGGGAGCGCACCCGCTCAGGGCTCAGTAGCCGCGCCCCGTGTCCACCCCGAGCGCCGGAACCCGAGCCTCCGCCACCTCCCGCAGGCACGCCGCGAAGTCCGTGACGATGTCCTCGTCCGCCGTGATCCCCGCCGAGTGCGAGGTGACGACCGTACGCGGCAGCCGCCAGCACGCGTCCCCGGGCGCCGCGGGCTCGTCGGCCAGCACATCGAGCACCGCCCGCCCCACCGCCCCGGAGCGCAACGCCCCCTCCAGCGCTCCCAGATCAACCGTCGCCCCCCGCCCCACATTGAGGAACGTCGCCCCGCCCATCGCCGCGAACCGGTCCGCCCCGAAATAGCCCGCGGTCGCTCCGGTCAGCGGGAGCGCGGCGACCACCCAGCGGGCGGCCACCGGTTCGTCCGCCGGGACCACCGCGTCGAAGCCGGGCGGCACCGGGCGCGGGGTGCGGGCGGCGGCCACGGTCCGGATGGAGCAGGCCCGCAGCAGCGTGGCGACGGCGGAGCCGATGCGGCCGATTCCGTGCACCACGGCGGTTTGTCCGGCGACGAGTTCGGAGTCGATGCGGCGCCACTCGGCGCGGGCGTGCTGGGCGGCGAACTCCGGGACGGACTGGCACTCCGCGAGCACCCAGCCCAGCACGTACTGCGCGATCCGCTCGCTCATGCGGCCGACGGTCCGGGTCAGCAGCACGCCGTCCGGCCAGGGCCCGGTGCGCAGCAGGGCGTCCGTGCCCGCGTTGACGCTGTGGAACCAGATCAGGTCCGCCCCGCGCACCGCGTCGGGCAGCGCGGCACCCACGTACACGAAGGGGCCCTCGACGGGGCCGCGTTCGACGGGGCGCCCGGTGGCCGCCGCCAGCCCGCGCACGGCGGTCTCGCCGACCTCGGGCCCGGCGACGATCCGGGCCCGGTCGAGCAGGGCGGGGGAGATCACGGGGCGAGGTGGGCCGGGAAGCCGCCGGTGGCGACGGGGCCCCAGCGCTCCGGGGTGATCCGGATGATCGATTTGCCCTGCTTCACCATCGCCGCCCGGTACTCGTCCCAGTCCGGGTGCTCGCCGGAGATGTTCCGGAAGTACTCGACCAGCGGTTCGACCGAGTCCGGCGTGTCGATGACCTCCGCCGAGCCGTCGATCTGGACCCAGGGCCCGTTCCAGTCGTCGGACAGGACGATCACGCTGACCCGTGCGTCGCGCTTGGCGTTCCGGGTCTTGGCGCGCTCGGGGTACGTGGAGACCACGATCCGGCCCGCGTCGTCGACGCCGCAGGTGAGCGGGGAGCCCTGGGGGCGGCCGTCGGCCCGGGTGGTCAGCAGGATCGCCCGGTGCCGGGGCCGTACGAACTCCAGCAGGGCGTCGAGTTCCACGGCGGTGTTCGTTGCGATGTTGGGTGCCATGGAACCGACCCTACGACGGAGGGCTGTCAGACGGCGGGCAGGGAATCGCCCTGCACGGCCTGGATGTCGAGCTCGACGCGGAGCGTGGTGCCGATCGCCGCGATGCCCGCCTGGACCACCTGGTTGTAGTTCATGGCGAAGTCCTCGCGGCGCAGTTCGGCGGTCGCGCTGAACGCAGCGCGCACCCCGCCCCACGGGTCGGGGCCGGTGCCGAGGTAGCTCAGGTCGAGGTCGACGGGCCGCTTCACACCGCGCATCGTCAGCTCGCCGTGCACGGTCCAGCGGTCGGGCCCGGCCGGGGTCAGCCCGCTGGAGCGGTAGGTGATCTCCGGGAACCGGTCGGTGTCCAGGAAGTCGGGGGAGCGCAGGTGCTTGTCCCGCATGCCGTTGCCGGTGTCGATGCTCGACGCGTCGATGACCGCCTCGACCCGGGAGCTCTGGACGTCCTCGGAGATCTCGATGCGCCCGCCGAACGCGGTGAACCGGCCGTGCACGCTGGAGATCCCCAGGTGCTGGGCGACCGCGCCCACCGAGGAGTGCGCCGGGTCCAGCGACCAGGCGCCCGGCGGCGGCAGCTCCACACCGCCCTGGCGGTTGAGCACCACCGTGCCCGCCTCGACCGTGCCGCTCGCCGTGACGAGGGCGGTGGAGGCGGCGGGGGCGTACCCGACCGCCGTGACGATCACCGTGTACGCGCCCGCGGACAGCGGGGTGTCGGCCCGTACCGCTCCGGCCTCGTCGGCGGCGGCGCGCAGCACCTGGGTGCCGGTCATGTCGGTGACCGTCACGACCGCGTGCTGCACGGCCCAGCCGTCCCGCGTCCGTACCTGTGCGCGAAGTCCCATCCCGTTCTCTCTCCTTGCTCATGACCCGTCGTCCGTCCACCGGACCGGGTCATTCAATGAGTCGGGCCCCGGGGCGGGGACGGCAGGCCGTCCCCTGCCTGCCGTCCCCGCCGCCGGGGCCCATTTCCACCGGCCGGTGCGGCGCCTCCGCTCGAAAAGCGCCGCCCCCGCCAGGGGTTCTGATGCGGGCCGGGGTTCTACCCCCGTACCCGTCGGGTTACTCGCCCGGGTGGACGAGCT
Proteins encoded in this window:
- a CDS encoding bifunctional glycosyltransferase family 2/GtrA family protein is translated as MRTETPWSTLPARDHLLAGVGGAAGVPVLDVVVPVYNEEKDLEPCVLRLHEHLAHTFPYAFRITVADNASTDRTPEVAERLARSLPGVRSFRLEEKGRGRALRTVWTHSDAPVLAYMDVDLSTDLNALLPLVAPLISGHSDLAIGSRLARSSRVVRGTKREFISRAYNIILRSSLSARFSDAQCGFKAIRREVAQRLLPMVEDTGWFFDTEMLVLAERAGLRIHEVPVDWVDDPDSTVHIVRTATDDLKGVWRVGRALAVGALPLDRLARPFGDDPRDRAIGGVPGGLARQLVGFCVVGALSTLFYLALYSLFRLGAGPQLANGAALLVSAVANTAANRRLTFGVRGRGGAVRHQAQGLVVFAIGLALTSGSLAALGAASGSPSHSTELAVLIAANLAATVLRFLLFRAWVFPDRERGNPVTAAAPAAPFPAAGPGNPVHPATHPAAVPAHPTAETVPDPRNVR
- a CDS encoding ArnT family glycosyltransferase; its protein translation is MTTLDPAYAPAARPDTPPGHARPGASLPRRIWRGRSEDAPWVRPAFLALLLVITLAYFWNLSASGYANSFYSAAVQAGSRSWKAFFFGSLDAANAITVDKPPATLWPMALSVRVFGLSSWAILAPQVVMAAATAGVLYAAVRRRFSAAAGLITMAVFALTPVAALMFRFNNPDALLALLMTVTVYCVLRAMEKGRTKWLVWAGVAVGAAFLSKTLQAFLILPPLAVLYAVFAPVSVRKRFGQLGLSALAMVVAGGWWVAAVELWPASSRPYIGGSQNNSFLELTFGYNGLGRINGEETGSVGGGGGRGGGGQWGETGIGRMFNSEVGAQISWLLPAALILLVAGIWLTWRAGGHLPGIKRWGSTDTARAAFLVWGSSLLMTAAVFSFMAGIFHQYYTVALAPYLAALIGMGVTVLWEERARWWAGAALAATVALTAYWAYVLLGRTPDYLPWLRTAVLVTGLVAAVGLLLAARLGRQLALVAVVLGFAASLAGPAAYTVSTLNTGHQGSIVTAGPSLGGMGGGPGGGGGGRGGGPGGGGGMPPGQGGTNQQGTGMGQPPTGTPPGQGTSQNQGNQARGNGQNGRGSTPPTMGERGGAGGMGGLLNGASVGSEAKALLEKNADDYTWAAAAIGSQNAASYQLATEDPVMAIGGFNGSDPSPTLAQFKKYVEDGRIHYFVSGGGMGGGMGGSGSGTASQISSWVEKNFKEVTAGSATFYDLTQPTTDS
- a CDS encoding endonuclease/exonuclease/phosphatase family protein; this translates as MSLRRRTVEVLVAAGLLGAALAPPATAAGHGRAPGQSVPLRVATYNIHAGAGMDNVFDLDRQVAALRALDADVIGLQEVDVRWGDRSEWRDLAAELGRRLRMHVSFAPIYSLGPVEEGGPRREFGVAVLSRYRIVSAENHDLTRLSTQDPNPVPAPAPGFGEVVLKVRGLPVHVYATHLDYRADPSVRVAQVADTRRIMAEDQAHERRPVRQILLGDFNAPPTAPELAPLWKELTDIEPGGPTYPALNPVQRIDYVAVSKDTVRVRGAAVAEETIASDHRPVVADLLLRR
- a CDS encoding TetR/AcrR family transcriptional regulator; translation: MVSAADRVKNPVRSSVWLETRQPARSRRADQPAGLDRERITAASVRLLDAEGLAKFSMRRLAAELNVTAMSLYWYVDTKDDLLELALDAVYSEIAPPPADAPWQDRLRAVAAAYRGLLVRHVWVSPLAGRFLNLGPHALLVTRTVQDVIRATGLPPESHGGALAAVFQFVYGFGTAEGRFARRSAEAGLSQDEYVRQARAAIQEQPRLDGFMEDSPGLLAARGGATVEEIRERDFAFALDLLIAGIDAMRERAR
- a CDS encoding NAD(P)-dependent oxidoreductase is translated as MISPALLDRARIVAGPEVGETAVRGLAAATGRPVERGPVEGPFVYVGAALPDAVRGADLIWFHSVNAGTDALLRTGPWPDGVLLTRTVGRMSERIAQYVLGWVLAECQSVPEFAAQHARAEWRRIDSELVAGQTAVVHGIGRIGSAVATLLRACSIRTVAAARTPRPVPPGFDAVVPADEPVAARWVVAALPLTGATAGYFGADRFAAMGGATFLNVGRGATVDLGALEGALRSGAVGRAVLDVLADEPAAPGDACWRLPRTVVTSHSAGITADEDIVTDFAACLREVAEARVPALGVDTGRGY